Part of the Ammospiza caudacuta isolate bAmmCau1 chromosome 3, bAmmCau1.pri, whole genome shotgun sequence genome, CGCTGCTGCTCCGGAACCGCGAGGGGCGGCTCTGGCTCGGGCTGTCGCTGTCGCCCTCCTTGCCCTGCACCGACCCCAGCCGGCTGCTCCGCGGCTTCAGCTGGGTCACCGGCGACCACAAAACCGATTACACCAACTGGGCTCCGTCGGGGAAGCGCTGCGGCGAGCGCTGCGTGACCGTGTCCCGGGAGCTGCGCTGGGAGGAGCGGCGCTGCGAGGAGCCGGCCGACGGCTTCCTCTGCCAGTACAGCTACGGAGGCAGCTGTCCCCGCCTGGCCACCCAGCCCGGTGCTCCCGTCACCTACAGCACCCCTTTCGGCGCCCGCGGAGCCGACTTCCTGGCGCTGCCTCCGGGCAGCGTGGCCATCATCGCTGACCTCGGGCTGCGGCTGCGCTGCGACGACGGGGACGGCGCGGAGCCGCGCTGGGGCCGCGACACGCCGGGAGCGTGGACGTGCGAGctgggcggcggcggctgcgcgGGGAGGTGCGCGGAGGAGCGCGGGCGGCCGCGCTGCTCCTGCCCCGAGGGCGCCGTGCTGGCCCCGGACGGGCGCGGGTGCCGCTCGCCGTGCGAGGGAGCGCAGTGCCAGCATCACTGCGTGGTGGCCGAGGGCTCCTTCGTGTGCATGTGCTCCGTCGGGTACCGGCTGGCGGCCGACGGCGTCAGCTGCGAGGACATCGACGACTGCGCCAGCGAGCCCGGGCCGTGCGAGCAGCAGTGCGTGAACACCAAGGGCGGCTTCGAGTGCCGGTGCCACAGAGGCTACAGGATGGAGGACGGGCACTGCCAGCGCCAGCCGCCCTGCTGGGACCTGGCGTGCCAGCAGCGCTGCGAGGAGCGGCCCGACGGCGACCGCTGCGGCTGCCACCCCGGATACGCCGTGGACCCTCAGAATCCCTCCCGCTGCCTCCCGTACTGCAACACCACCGAGTGCCCGGCCCTGTGCGGCGACGACGGCGGGGACTGCGAGTGTCCCCCGGGCTTCCTGCTGGACGAAGACGAAAACCTGTGCATGGACGTGGATGAGTGCGACAGCGGTCACTGCCAGTTCAACTGCACCAACACCCCCGGGAGCTTccagtgccactgtccccacgGCTACTTCCTCCAAGGCATCGACTGCATCCGCATCCTGGACGGGGACGGCGAGGAGACGTCCTCGGGGGATGTGGAGCTGGAGCCGGGCACGCCCGTGCCCAGCCGGCCCCCGCCGCAAGCGGAGCCGCTGCACCCCGGCGTGGTGGTGGGCATCGCCGGCGGGGCCCTGCTGAGCGTCCTGGCCCTGGCGGCGCTGGGATTCCACCTGGCCAGGAAGCGCTGCCGCTCCCACGGCTCCATGGATTACAAGTACAGCGGCCcccaggagaaggagctggggctccagcccgtCCCCTCCGCACAGAAGCCGTAGGGACAGCGggtaggacagacagacactggACACTGGGAGGCCGAACTGGGTGACATTTATCCGCCGCTACCCTCTCCCCCCCCGCCGCCCTGTCGCGCCCCGGCTGGAATTTTTGAGCGATAATTCGGGAAAAGCTGGGATCGCATCACTCCCAGAAATACCCGCTGCTTCCCAGCCGGCTCTTGGAACACCGGCTCAGGAGAGCGGGGACAGCAGAACACCCCGAGGCTGCTCCGCTCCCGCTCCTTGTTCCCACTTCCTCGGCATTCAGCTTTCCTTTTCCCGAGCCGGCGGTCGGGAAAACCGCAAGAAAAAGTCCAGGAGGGATTGCTCCATGTGCAAGTGACTCTAAATCCGTGGGATGGGAGCACGGTGTGACCAAGGCGGGGACTTTGGAAGAACACCtccacccaaacccccctcCCCTGGGCTGGATGGTGTTCCCGAGCCGGGAGGCTCCTGCTTTTCTTTGGGatggggttggtttgttttgagctgagggaaggaggagcaAAGATGTTGTGGGAAGCACTTGTCACCTTAAGCCactggtgacagcagggaccCGGCTCGGTGTCACCAAGGTGGGACTGAAATTCCTGATTCCCATTTCCTCTCCTTAGTTTTTGCAGGATGTGGAGGTTAAACCGGGACACGAAGGCTGCTGGGGTGAATTTTGTAGGAAAGGTTTGCGGTGCTGCAGAGCCACATCCAGGTCCTTCCACGACTTTCCGCTGGTGTTGCCTTAAATTTGATTGCTGGATTTTGGATTTGGACTTGACCCCTCCTACCCACAGGGATTTTCTCTGTTCCCGTGCAGGGCTGACTCTAGCCCAAGGCAAAACATTCCCAGGGGTGGGATTCCAGCGGCCACGGCCTGGGGGGAGAATTCTGAGAACAATCTGGTTTTCCAGCTCcatccttccctggggagccaaAGGGGGTCCTGCTCCGGCTGCTGTCCGAGCGGCCGCTGGCAGCTTTATGCCAGTGAAATATTATCCCAGAGAAGTTTTGGAAGCCTGGGATCAGAACAGGGGCGTTCTGTTTCCCCACATTCCCCCTTCCCACCCTATGAACTTCCCAGCAATCAGCATCCCCCCTGGAATGCTAAACCTCCTCTGCACattcccaggaaaatcaaaatgaGGCGTTTGTAGGAATTGTGGTTTTCCTAAAAGGTCGTTATCCTGAAGGCTGCATAACTGAGGGtcctgtccctggatccctggggaTGGATTAAAGTGCAACCACATGGAGTGAGGGCTGTAAGCCTGTGGATGTGCCAGGTTTATTTTAGGACAGTTTGGCTgcagtgggagggagggagctgttGTGATTATCCATAATTATCCAGAAAGAGATATCAAAATAGGTGTCACT contains:
- the THBD gene encoding thrombomodulin produces the protein MRPLLPLPLLLLLLLGTAARAQPRNVYPSGAQCLEHECFAVFWASRSFSGASEGCQRGGGHLMTVRSTVAEEVIALLLRNREGRLWLGLSLSPSLPCTDPSRLLRGFSWVTGDHKTDYTNWAPSGKRCGERCVTVSRELRWEERRCEEPADGFLCQYSYGGSCPRLATQPGAPVTYSTPFGARGADFLALPPGSVAIIADLGLRLRCDDGDGAEPRWGRDTPGAWTCELGGGGCAGRCAEERGRPRCSCPEGAVLAPDGRGCRSPCEGAQCQHHCVVAEGSFVCMCSVGYRLAADGVSCEDIDDCASEPGPCEQQCVNTKGGFECRCHRGYRMEDGHCQRQPPCWDLACQQRCEERPDGDRCGCHPGYAVDPQNPSRCLPYCNTTECPALCGDDGGDCECPPGFLLDEDENLCMDVDECDSGHCQFNCTNTPGSFQCHCPHGYFLQGIDCIRILDGDGEETSSGDVELEPGTPVPSRPPPQAEPLHPGVVVGIAGGALLSVLALAALGFHLARKRCRSHGSMDYKYSGPQEKELGLQPVPSAQKP